A genomic stretch from Spongiibacter nanhainus includes:
- a CDS encoding NAD(+) kinase: protein MEQFRNIGVIGREGNGVIETLGRLLAFLEARNLKVVLDQELAQLVPVTQPIPNERVGVSPRKMIGEVCDLIIVVGGDGSLLGAARTLVRHSVPVLGVNRGRLGFLTDIWPDEIESQVGPVLDGQFRLEKRFLLDVEVQRDNEPVGRGDALNDVVLNSGTSGHMMEFELFVDGEFVYRQRSDGLIVSTPTGSTAYSLSAGGPIMHPKLDAIAIVPMFPHTLSSRPIVVDGSSEIKMVVGRSNVVEPPVTCDGQVRLTTKPGDCIYVRKKRHKLRLIHPLDHSFYASCRDKLGWGGHLPREDSDD from the coding sequence ATGGAGCAATTCCGCAACATCGGGGTTATCGGCCGAGAGGGCAACGGGGTGATAGAAACCCTGGGACGCCTGCTGGCATTTTTAGAGGCCCGAAATCTAAAAGTGGTGCTGGACCAGGAATTGGCCCAATTGGTACCGGTGACTCAACCGATCCCCAACGAGCGGGTCGGCGTTAGCCCCCGCAAAATGATCGGCGAAGTGTGCGACCTCATTATTGTGGTGGGGGGGGACGGCAGTCTGCTCGGTGCGGCCCGCACCCTGGTTCGTCACAGTGTGCCGGTGCTGGGCGTAAACCGAGGCCGTTTAGGCTTTTTAACCGATATTTGGCCCGACGAAATCGAGTCCCAGGTGGGGCCCGTACTGGATGGGCAGTTCCGCCTGGAAAAGCGCTTTTTATTAGACGTCGAGGTGCAGCGGGATAACGAGCCAGTGGGGCGCGGCGACGCGCTCAATGATGTGGTGCTCAACTCCGGGACTTCCGGTCACATGATGGAGTTTGAATTGTTTGTCGACGGTGAATTTGTCTACCGGCAGCGTTCGGACGGATTAATAGTCTCCACCCCCACGGGCTCCACGGCCTACTCGCTGTCCGCGGGCGGACCAATCATGCACCCCAAGCTGGATGCCATCGCCATCGTGCCGATGTTCCCCCATACCTTAAGCAGTCGCCCCATCGTGGTGGACGGCAGTAGTGAAATTAAAATGGTGGTGGGCCGCAGCAACGTGGTGGAGCCGCCAGTGACCTGCGATGGTCAGGTGCGTCTCACCACCAAGCCGGGAGACTGTATTTACGTGCGTAAGAAGCGTCACAAATTACGGCTGATTCACCCCTTGGATCACAGTTTTTACGCTAGCTGCCGGGACAAACTTGGCTGGGGCGGCCACTTGCCCCGCGAGGATAGCGATGACTGA
- a CDS encoding rhomboid family intramembrane serine protease, translating to MTENVALRAALKLPLDVSLKTLSSLLWQYNIPHRITEEQGKQVLWVGSDAHSQQVQTLYRQWREGELTPTDTVNLRTVSRGRSRRHLLHTPMVLVLLLLSVAGAGLVTLDRQFQWIPLLSFYQFEIVGNQLQGSWPTGEYWRLVTPIFLHFGLLHIAFNGLWLWELGGMIEQRRGPWHLLGVVLLVATGSNLAQAMVSQSLFGGMSGVIYGLLGYIIVWNRLRPDQAFPLTPGIAVVMLLWLVLCFVGFAKLLGFGDIANTAHLSGLILGLVLGGFSALTSRRAPPAL from the coding sequence ATGACTGAAAACGTGGCGTTACGTGCGGCGCTAAAACTGCCACTGGATGTGTCTCTCAAGACGTTATCCTCTCTGCTGTGGCAGTACAATATTCCCCACCGTATCACCGAAGAGCAGGGCAAACAGGTTCTGTGGGTGGGCAGCGACGCCCATTCCCAGCAGGTGCAAACGCTCTACCGGCAATGGCGGGAGGGTGAGCTGACCCCGACCGACACAGTAAACCTTCGCACTGTAAGCCGCGGGCGGAGCCGTCGCCACCTGCTACACACACCGATGGTTCTGGTGTTGCTGTTGCTCAGTGTCGCCGGCGCCGGCCTGGTCACACTGGATCGACAGTTCCAGTGGATACCCTTACTGAGCTTTTATCAGTTTGAGATTGTCGGCAATCAATTGCAGGGCAGTTGGCCTACCGGCGAGTACTGGCGTTTGGTTACGCCGATATTTTTACATTTTGGTCTGCTGCACATTGCCTTTAATGGCCTGTGGCTGTGGGAGCTGGGCGGAATGATTGAGCAGCGCCGCGGCCCCTGGCATCTGCTGGGTGTGGTCTTGCTGGTGGCGACCGGGTCCAACCTTGCTCAGGCGATGGTGAGTCAGTCGCTATTCGGTGGCATGTCCGGCGTTATCTACGGTTTGCTGGGCTACATCATTGTCTGGAATCGCCTGCGCCCAGACCAGGCTTTTCCACTAACGCCTGGAATCGCGGTCGTCATGTTGCTGTGGTTGGTATTGTGTTTTGTCGGTTTTGCCAAGCTACTGGGCTTTGGCGACATCGCCAATACCGCTCACCTTAGTGGCCTTATTCTGGGGCTGGTTTTAGGCGGGTTCTCGGCCCTCACGTCCCGCCGCGCGCCGCCGGCCCTCTGA
- a CDS encoding YeaC family protein yields MDYQQLIQQMNPDIYRALKLAVEIGKWPDGRPLTPEQREHCMAAVIAYGEQRLPEQERVGYIDRGSKAEGEMCDDQPVDPLQTIKWAK; encoded by the coding sequence ATGGACTATCAACAGCTTATTCAGCAGATGAACCCCGATATCTACCGCGCCCTTAAGCTGGCGGTGGAAATCGGCAAGTGGCCCGATGGTCGGCCATTAACCCCGGAGCAACGGGAACATTGCATGGCCGCAGTGATCGCCTACGGCGAGCAGCGCCTGCCGGAGCAGGAGCGGGTGGGCTATATCGATCGTGGTAGCAAAGCCGAAGGTGAAATGTGCGACGACCAGCCGGTGGATCCACTGCAGACTATCAAGTGGGCTAAATAG
- a CDS encoding DUF2797 domain-containing protein, with protein MAESELRGPLAKMRAALDGEQAQYQLRVGDDALDLNGLLGNTLKLTFLEQINCVHCGRATKKSFNQGYCFPCFKRLAQCDSCIVSPEKCHYFEGTCREPEWGDEHCMIDHIVYLANSSGVKVGITRHSQVPTRWIDQGAVAALPIYRVSNRLQSGLLETIYKAHVADKTSWQAMLKGSPDEVDLAARRDELAAECANEVAMLQQRFGVQALQAIDSVPPQHISYPVLEYPTKVKSMNFDKQSKVEGQLLGIKGQYLIFDTGVINIRKFGGYQVAFSSLE; from the coding sequence ATGGCTGAATCGGAATTACGTGGGCCTCTGGCCAAGATGCGCGCCGCCCTGGACGGCGAGCAGGCGCAATACCAATTGCGGGTCGGTGACGACGCTCTGGATTTAAACGGTCTGCTGGGTAATACCCTTAAGTTGACCTTCCTTGAGCAGATCAACTGCGTGCATTGTGGCCGTGCCACCAAGAAGAGTTTCAATCAGGGCTACTGCTTTCCCTGTTTTAAGCGCCTGGCTCAGTGCGATAGCTGTATTGTCAGCCCGGAAAAATGCCACTACTTCGAGGGTACCTGCCGGGAGCCGGAGTGGGGCGACGAGCATTGCATGATTGACCATATCGTCTACCTGGCCAATTCTTCGGGGGTCAAAGTGGGTATTACCCGTCACAGCCAGGTCCCCACTCGCTGGATCGACCAGGGAGCCGTGGCGGCGCTGCCGATTTACCGGGTTAGCAATCGCCTGCAGTCCGGCTTGCTGGAAACGATCTACAAGGCCCATGTCGCCGATAAGACCAGTTGGCAGGCCATGCTTAAGGGCTCGCCGGACGAGGTGGACCTGGCCGCGCGCCGGGATGAGCTGGCCGCGGAGTGCGCCAACGAGGTAGCTATGCTGCAGCAGCGCTTCGGCGTGCAGGCGCTACAGGCCATAGATTCGGTGCCCCCGCAGCACATTTCTTACCCGGTGCTGGAGTATCCTACCAAAGTGAAATCCATGAACTTCGACAAGCAGAGTAAGGTCGAAGGGCAGCTGCTGGGTATCAAAGGCCAATATCTGATTTTTGATACCGGTGTTATTAATATTCGTAAGTTTGGCGGCTATCAGGTAGCGTTTTCCAGCCTTGAATAG